Proteins found in one Populus alba chromosome 14, ASM523922v2, whole genome shotgun sequence genomic segment:
- the LOC118058328 gene encoding LOW QUALITY PROTEIN: beta-galactosidase 16 (The sequence of the model RefSeq protein was modified relative to this genomic sequence to represent the inferred CDS: substituted 2 bases at 2 genomic stop codons): MSWMLWWSLSLSASAIVIMAHGGSNVTYDSRSLVINGKHKIIFSGSIHYPRSTPQMWPYLISKARAGGLDAIDTYVFWNLHEPQQGQSDFSGRKDLVRFIREVHAQGLYVCLRIGPFIESEWTYGGLPFWLHDVPGIIFRSDNKPFKYHMKRYAKMIVKMLKAEKLYASQGGPIILSQIENEYGNVEAAFHEKGPPYVKWAAKMAVGLHTGVPWVMCKQDDAPDPVVSLCNMQFKXFQYXLLRCGETFSGPNSPRKPAMWTENWTSVYQTYGKETRSRSAEDIAFHAALFIAKGGSFVNYYMYHGGTNFGRTAAEYVPTSYYDQAPLDEYGLLRQPKHGHLKELHAAIKLCRKPLLSRKGINFSLGQLQEAFAFERNSDECAAFLVNHDGRSNATVHFKGSSYKLPPKSISILPDCKTVAFNTAQVSTQYGTRVATRRHKFDSIEQWKEYKEYIPSFDESSLRANMLLEHMNTTKDSSDYLWYTFRFHQNSSNAHSVLTVNSLGHNLHAFVNGEFIGSAHGSHDNKSFTLQRSLPLKRGTNYVSLLSVMTGLPDAGAYLERRVAGLRRVTIQRQHELHDFTTYLWGYKVGLSGENIQLHRNNASVKAYWSRYASSSQPLTWYKTVFDAPAGNDPVALNLASMGKGEAWVNGRSIGRYWVSFLDSDGNPYQTRNHIPRSFLKPSGNLLVILEEERGNPLGISLGTMSITKVCGYVSISHPPPVISWQGENQINGTRKRKYGRRPKVQLRCPRGRKISSVLFSSFGTPSGDCETYAIGSCHASNSRATVEKACLGKERCSIPVSSKNFKGDPCPGIAKSLLVDAKCA, encoded by the exons ATGAGTTGGATGCTATGGTGGAGCTTATCGCTATCTGCAAGTGCAATAGTCATTATGGCTCATGGAGGCAGCAACGTGACGTACGATTCAAGATCTTTGGTCATCAATGGGAAACACAAGATCATTTTCTCTGGTTCGATTCACTATCCTCGCAGCACTCCTCAG ATGTGGCCATATTTAATTTCCAAGGCCAGAGCAGGAGGTTTAGATGCCATTGACACTTACGTATTTTGGAATCTCCACGAACCCCAACAAGGACAG TCTGATTTTAGTGGAAGAAAGGATTTGGTGAGGTTCATTAGAGAAGTTCATGCGCAGGGACTCTATGTTTGTCTTAGGATCGGACCCTTCATCGAGAGTGAATGGACTTATGG AGGTTTGCCATTTTGGCTGCATGATGTACCAGGAATCATTTTTCGTTCTGACAACAAGCCATTCAAG TATCATATGAAAAGGTATGCGAAGATGATAGTAAAAATGTTGAAAGCAGAGAAGTTGTATGCTTCACAAGGAGGGCCAATTATACTCTCACAG ATTGAAAATGAATATGGAAATGTAGAAGCAGCATTCCATGAGAAAGGGCCACCTTATGTTAAGTGGGCAGCAAAGATGGCTGTGGGGCTACATACTGGTGTTCCCTGGGTAATGTGCAAGCAAGATGATGCTCCTGACCCGGTGGTTA gcttgtgcaa CATGCAATTTAAATGATTTCAATATTGACTGTTGCGATGTGGAGAAACATTTTCAGGACCAAATTCACCAAGGAAGCCTGCAATGTGGACAGAGAACTGGACAAGTGT CTATCAAACATATGGTAAAGAAACTAGATCGAGATCTGCTGAAGACATAGCATTCCATGCTGCACTATTCATTGCGAAGGGAGGAAGCTTTGTGAATTATTACATG TATCATGGAGGAACCAATTTCGGAAGAACAGCTGCTGAGTATGTACCCACAAGTTATTACGATCAAGCCCCTCTGGATGAGTATG GTTTGCTGAGGCAACCAAAGCATGGTCACCTGAAGGAATTACACGCTGCAATAAAGCTATGCAGGAAGCCTCTCCTTTCCAGAAAAGGGATAAATTTCTCTCTTGGCCAACTGCAAGAA GCCTTTGCATTCGAAAGAAATTCAGACGAATGCGCTGCATTTCTCGTGAACCATGATGGGAGAAGCAATGCCACGGTACATTTCAAAGGGTCATCGTATAAATTACCTCCAAAGTCAATTAGCATCCTACCAGACTGCAAAACCGTTGCCTTCAACACTGCACAA GTAAGCACACAATATGGTACAAGAGTGGCCACAAGAAGGCataaatttgattcaattgAACAATGGAAAGAATATAAAGAATATATTCCCAGTTTTGATGAAAGTTCTTTGAGAGCAAACATGCTACTAGAGCACATGAATACAACCAAAGATTCATCCGATTATCTTTGGTACACTTTCAG GTTTCACCAAAATTCCTCTAATGCTCATTCTGTACTTACGGTGAACTCCCTTGGACACAATTTACATGCTTTTGTCAATGGAGAATTTATAG GATCTGCTCATGGAAGTCATGACAATAAAAGTTTCACCCTGCAGAGGAGTCTTCCTCTAAAACGTGGAACCAATTATGTTTCCTTGCTCAGTGTGATGACTGGATTGCCG GATGCGGGGGCATATCTCGAACGAAGAGTTGCTGGACTACGTCGTGTGACCATTCAGCGCCAACACGAACTTCATGATTTTACTACttatctatggggatacaag GTTGGGTTGTCAGGTGAGAATATCCAACTTCATAGAAACAACGCAAGCGTTAAAGCTTACTGGAGCCGGTATGCAAGCTCATCTCAGCCACTCACATGGTACAAG ACTGTTTTTGATGCACCAGCAGGAAATGATCCTGTTGCATTGAACCTTGCATCCATGGGCAAGGGCGAAGCTTGGGTTAACGGCCGAAGCATTGGCAGATACTGGGTCTCATTTCTTGACTCTGATGGGAATCCCTATCAGACACG GAACCATATACCTCGATCTTTCCTCAAACCTTCAGGGAACCTATTAGTTATACTGGAAGAGGAAAGGGGAAACCCTCTCGGAATTTCCTTAGGCACTATGTCAATTACGAAAGTATGTGGTTACGTGTCCATTTCACATCCACCGCCAGTGATCTCATGGCAAGGAGAAAACCAGATTAACGGGACCAGAAAAAGGAAATATGGCAGGAGGCCTAAAGTTCAGCTTCGTTGTCCACGCGGAAGAAAGATTTCAAGCGTTCTCTTCTCGAGCTTTGGAACTCCTTCTGGTGACTGTGAAACTTATGCCATTGGAAGTTGCCATGCATCTAATTCTCGAGCCACTGTAGAGAAG GCTTGTCTTGGTAAGGAAAGATGTTCCATTCCTGTGTCAAGCAAGAACTTCAAAGGTGATCCATGTCCAGGCATTGCAAAATCTTTGTTGGTTGATGCCAAGTGCGCTTAA
- the LOC118058247 gene encoding proteasome subunit beta type-3-A, with the protein MSIFEYNGSAIVAMVGKNCFAIASDRRLGVNLQTVATDFQRIYKIHDKLFVGLSGLGTDAQTLYQRLVFRHKLYQLREERDMKPETFANLVSAVLYEKRFGPYFCQPVIAGLDGDDKPFICTMDFIGAKELAKDFVVAGSASESLYGACEAFFKPDMEPDELFEVVSQALLASVDRDCLSGWGGHIYIVTPDDIKEKILKGRMD; encoded by the exons ATGTCG ATATTCGAGTACAATGGAAGTGCCATAGTAGCTATGGTAGGCAAGAACTGCTTCGCTATAGCTAGCGACCGACGACTTGGAGTTAACCTTCAAACAGTCGCTACTGATTTCCAGCGAATCTACAAAATCCACGATAAGCTCTTCGTCGGTCTCTCTGGCCTTGGCACTGACGCCCAAACTCT GTATCAGAGGCTTGTTTTCCGTCACAAATTGTATCAGCTGCGAGAAGAAAGGGACATGAAGCCTGAGACTTTTGCTAACCTTGTTTCTGCTGTACTTTATGAGAAAAG GTTCGGTCCGTATTTCTGCCAACCTGTTATTGCTGGATTGGATGGTGATGACAAGCCATTCATTTGCACAATGGATTTCATTGGGGCCAA GGAACTTGCAAAAGATTTTGTTGTTGCTGGCTCAGCCTCTGAGTCCCTTTATGGTGCCTGTGAAGCATTTTTCAAGCCTGACATG GAACCAGATGAATTATTTGAAGTTGTATCCCAAGCGTTGCTAGCATCAGTAGATCGGGACTGCTTGAGTGGTTGGGGAGGACACATCTATATTGT GACCCCTGATgatattaaagagaaaatcCTGAAGGGAAGGATGGATTGA
- the LOC118058157 gene encoding uncharacterized protein, with the protein MDNDERKEPVGDEERKQASSRVCYTQLEQVHSDFAMAMVLQEQERAFTILTSIESDSDEEESDEASSSESGADDNDFEFFESQEFESEMEFLQEGQDSNSDEDMEEDEVDPDELSYEDLMALGEFIGQEKRGLSRNEIYRCLRPCKYASLASKTGTDRCVICQMEYEEDESLVALSCDHPYHPECIASWLQIKKICPICTTEVSSPYKSV; encoded by the coding sequence ATGGACAATGATGAGAGAAAAGAGCCGGTGGGGGATGAAGAGAGAAAACAGGCATCGAGTAGGGTCTGTTATACCCAACTCGAACAGGTTCACTCAGATTTTGCAATGGCAATGGTTTTGCAGGAGCAAGAAAGGGCTTTCACAATCCTCACAAGCATCGAAAGCGATAGTGACGAGGAAGAAAGTGATGAAGCTTCAAGTTCTGAAAGCGGTGCTGATGACAATGACTTTGAGTTCTTTGAAAGCCAAGAATTCGAATCTGAAATGGAATTTCTGCAGGAAGGACAGGATAGTAACAGCGATGAAGATATGGAAGAGGATGAGGTTGACCCAGACGAGCTATCTTACGAAGACTTGATGGCGCTGGGAGAGTTTATAGGGCAAGAGAAGAGGGGGCTGTCAAGAAATGAAATCTATAGGTGCTTGCGTCCATGTAAGTATGCGTCTTTAGCAAGCAAAACTGGGACTGATCGGTGTGTGATTTGTCAAATGGAATATGAAGAAGATGAATCATTGGTAGCTCTTTCCTGTGATCATCCTTATCACCCTGAATGCATAGCCAGCTGGCTTCAAATCAAGAAGATCTGCCCCATTTGTACCACCGAAGTATCATCGCCTTATAAGAGTGTTTAG